The genomic window CACCTGATGGCGTTCGACTTCCCCGGGCGAGCCGTCCTCGCCGGCCGGCGCGGAGGGACCGAGCAGCGCGAGGACGCGCCGCGTGGAGTCGCCCAGAGACTCCAGCAGGTCCGGGCGAGCCGCCATCAGCGGGTTGATCGCCTCGATGATCGGCCCATACGGTGGATGGCCGTCCTCCTCCCGGCCGGCGCCACGCAGTGTATGCCAGCCGCGTGCCTGCGCATCCTCGAGCACGGCATCGACGAGCCGCGTCTTCCCCATCCCGGCGTCCCCGAGAACCACCAGAGCGCCCCCACCCTTGCGTTCGGTCGCGTCGAGTGCCCGCCGTGCAACGGCCAGCTCGCCGTCCCGGCCGAGCATCGGCGGGCTCGACCGAGTCGTCGCGTGCACCGGATCCCCGCGCGACACATCGCGGTACAGCGACAAGCTCTCCTCCGACGGCGTCAGGCCGAGGAGGGCCAGTGCCTTGCGCAGGCGCCGGAATTGCCGGACGACCGCCGCACGATCACCGGCCGCGGCACGCTCGCGCATCAAAGCGCGAGTGGCCTCTTCGTCGGCCGGGTCGGCACGTAGCAGCTCCGCCCAGCGGCCCTGGCGCCGCAGCGCCACAGTGCGAAGCTCGACGAGCCGCTCGCGGTGCTCGACCGTCCACTCCTCATAGCGGTCCTCAGGCAGCAGCTCCGCCGCCTCCCCGTCCCAGCCGCCGTCCGTTCCGAGCTGCTCGACGTCGGTCTCGACGTGGTGCTCGGGGGCGAGGGCCACCACGCCGTGCCGCACCACGATCGCTCCCGGCCAACCGAGCGCTTTACGGGCGTAGTACGCCGCCTTGTGGAGATTCGCGACACCAGCCTTGGCGCCCAGTTGTGGCCACAGCGCCTCGACGACCTGATCGCGCGTCAGCTGGTGCCCCGGCGAAAGCGCGAGCAGCTTGACCAGATCCTCGGCGCGACGGTGCCCCCACGCCGGCGCGGCCACTGGCTGCGCGTCCACCGCGACCTCGAACCGGCCCAGCAGCCGGACATCCAAGCGTCGCATCGGCCAAAGCATCCCACGCAGCACGCCTCGCAGTAAGACGCCGGTGCCGGCGACCGGCAGGGAAGAATTCGGGAAGCGCTCCTTCCTTACGGTGCCTGCACACCGGCCGACTCCATCTCGGCCAACCCCACCACAAAGGAGCTGACCATGCAGGTCACCCACACCATCAACGGCGTCGACGTCGACCGCCTCTACGGGACGATCGACCACATCAGTGCCGACCCAACGCTGGCGCGGTTTCAATTCCGCGCGCGCAACCGGTGGCTCGACGGCGGTCACAGTCGCACCACGATCAAGGAGTTCTACGGCGCCGGCCAAGAGGACACCAGCCGGACCGAGCCGTTCGTCGTCGACGCCGACGAGCCGCCGGTGCTCCTCGGCCAGAACCAGGCCCCCAACACGGTCGAGTATGTGCTCCATGCCCTCGCGGCGTGCCTGTCGGGCACGATCGTCTACCACGCCGCCGCCCGCGGTATCGCGCTCGACGGCCTGGAGGCCACGATTGAGGGTGACGTGGACCTGCGCGGCTTTCTCGGTCTCGACGA from Gemmatimonadales bacterium includes these protein-coding regions:
- a CDS encoding OsmC family protein, whose amino-acid sequence is MQVTHTINGVDVDRLYGTIDHISADPTLARFQFRARNRWLDGGHSRTTIKEFYGAGQEDTSRTEPFVVDADEPPVLLGQNQAPNTVEYVLHALAACLSGTIVYHAAARGIALDGLEATIEGDVDLRGFLGLDEAVRPGFENIRVAFKASGDFDDDQLAELASLVRYSPVRDIVSNPVPVAIDVARA